From a region of the Balaenoptera musculus isolate JJ_BM4_2016_0621 chromosome 15, mBalMus1.pri.v3, whole genome shotgun sequence genome:
- the GJC3 gene encoding gap junction gamma-3 protein has product MCGRFLRRLAVEESRHSTPVGRLLLPVLLGFRLVLLAASGTGVYGDEQSEFVCHTQQLGCKVACYDAFHPLSPLRFWAFQVTLVAVPGALYMGFTLYHVIWHWEESEKVKKEEETLIRQGEKSRDALGAGSPRVLWAYVAQLGVRLALEGAALGGQYHLYGFKMPSSFACRREPCLGSISCNLSRPSEKTIFLKTMFGVTGLCLLFTLLELVLLGLGRWWKIWKHKSPSSNYFPTSESAQRHKEPTDNFPVVETREWFGEAGERGTDVPLSTCP; this is encoded by the coding sequence ATGTGCGGCCGGTTCCTGAGGCGGCTGGCGGTGGAGGAGAGCCGGCACTCCACCCCCGTGGGGCGCCTCCTGCTCCCCGTGCTCCTGGGGTTCCGCCTCGTGCTGCTGGCCGCCAGTGGGACGGGGGTCTACGGCGACGAGCAGAGCGAGTTCGTGTGTCACACGCAGCAGCTGGGCTGCAAGGTTGCCTGCTACGATGCCTTCCACCCTCTCTCCCCGCTGCGCTTCTGGGCCTTCCAGGTCACCCTGGTGGCTGTACCCGGTGCCCTCTACATGGGTTTCACTCTGTATCATGTGATCTGGCACTGGGAGGAATCTGAAAaggtgaagaaggaagaggagacccTGATCCGCCAAGGGGAGAAAAGCAGAGATGCCTTGGGGGCTGGAAGCCCCAGGGTGCTCTGGGCCTATGTGGCACAGCTGGGGGTACGCCTGGCCCTTGAAGGGGCAGCCTTGGGGGGGCAGTACCATCTGTACGGGTTCAAGATGCCCAGCTCCTTTGCGTGTCGTCGAGAGCCTTGCCTTGGTAGTATAAGCTGTAATCTGTCTCGCCCCTCTGAGAAGACCATCTTCCTGAAGACCATGTTTGGGGTCACTGGGCTCTGTCTCTTGTTCACGCTTTTGGAGCTTGTGCTCCTGggcctggggagatggtggaagATCTGGAAGCACAAATCTCCCTCTTCTAACTACTTCCCAACTTCAGAGAGCGCCCAAAGACACAAGGAACCGACTGATAACTTCCCAGTGGTGGAAACAAGAGAATGGTTTGGAGAAGCAGGTGAGAGGGGCACTGATGTTCCTCTTTCTACCTGTCCCTGA